The DNA sequence GGGTCGCCGACGAATCCGGTGTAGACCAGCCGGGTGAGACGTGATTCATTCGGACTTAACGTTCTCTTGCCTTGGATCATTCGGTGAGCGTGGTTACCGTAGGTGACATGGTCAAAACCTGCGAGAACCTGCGGCTGACCGTCGCCTGCGTGGTCGTCGCCATCGCCCTGGGCGTTGCGCTCACCTTGGGCTGACCGAGCCGATCTCCTGGGGAAGAATCAGGCGAACCGCCGCACGTCCTCCCCTGGAGTCCCCATGCACTTCGCTCGGATCGTCCGGGCGGCGCTCGCCGTCGTCGCGGCCCTGGTCGCGGCCGGTCTCGTCCTGCCGGTCGCCACCGCGCGGGCCGCGGTGGGCTGCGACGTCGACTACGCGATCACGGACCAGTGGCGCGGCGGGTTCGGCGCGCGGGTCACCCTCACGAACCTGGGCGACCCGCTGTCGGGCTGGACGCTGGAGTGGGCGTTCACGGCCGGGCAGAAGATCAGCTCGGAGACGTGGAACGGCGTGTTCACCCAGGCCGGCGCCGCCGTGCGGGTGCGCAACGCCGGGCACAACGGCGCGGTGGGCACGGGCCGGTCGGTGACGGTCGGCTTCAACGGCACCTGGTCGGGCAGCAACCCCGCGCCCACCTCGTTCACCGTGGACGGCGTGCCGTGCACCGGCTCGGTCGTGACCGCGGCCCCGACGAGTGGCGCTCCGGAGCCGTCGGCAACGACGACGACCGCCGCGGCACCGTCCGCCACGAGCGCGACGACGGCCTCCACGACGACCACCACCAGGACGTCGGTGTCCTCGTCCTCGGCGTCGGCCACGAGCTCGACCTCCGAGTCGGCGGCGGCCTCCGGGACGTTCGACTGGCCGACCGCGTCACCGAAACCCGCGGTCGTGCTGTCCGCGGACATCAGCCCCGAGAGCGGGGTGGACGCGCTGCGCCTGGGCCTGGTCATCAGCCTGCTCGTGGCGGCGGTGGGCATCGCCGTCCTGCTGGTGGTGCGCCGCCACCTCGGGCGGGTGGGTGACCACTCCGGCGAGCGACGGTAGGCGGTCACACGACCGGGTGGTTCACCGTGCGATCACCCGAATGGCCGGGTAGCCGAAGAGGCATGGATCGATCAGCGGTGGACCGCCTCTACGACTGCGACGTGCTGGATCGGCACGGCCGGCCCATCGGACCGGTCGCGGAGCTGTGGCTGGCCGGTGGCCGCCCGTTGTGGGCCACCGTGCGCAGCGACGGCGGGACCACGCTGGTGCCGATCCGGGGTGCCCAGGTGCGCGACCGCAGGCTCGTGGTGCCGGTCGAGAAGCGGGAGGTGGAGGACGCGCCGAAGGTCGGCGACCGGGAGCTCTCCGAGGCCGAGCAGGCCGAGTTGCACGACCACTACGGGCTGACGCTGCCCGAGCAGCGGTTGGTGCGCCACCGGCGCGGCGCTAGTGCACCCACCAGCCAGCCACCGCGGCAGGTGAGGCGGCGAGCACGCTGAACCGGGCGAACCGGCCGACCACGCTGGTCGAGACGAACAACCAGGACGACATGCCCGCCAGTCCCGCGAGCACCGTGGTGAACATGAACGGCGGCAGGCCGACCACCGCGCTGACCGCGTGCGTGCCGAACATCCAGTGCGGGTGCCGGTGGCAGCGCACGCGCACCCACTCCAGCCGCGCCCTCCACTTCAGCCGCCGCGGCGAGAGCGGCTTGGCCTTCTTCTCCTCGCGCTTCAGGAACGCGGGCAGGCGCAGCGACCCGCGCGCGGCCAGGAAGTAGACCATCTTGCCCAGCACCTGGCCCAGCGCCACCGCGAGCCCGATCCACCACCACGAGATGCCCGGCTGCTGGGTCACCAGGCCGAGCACGAAGAGCTCGATGCTGATCAGGGGTAACAGGGCGGAGCCGAAGGCGACGCTGAACGTGAGGCACAACCACGCGAGCACCCCGGCGACGCTACCCGTGCGGTCAAGGCTCCAGCAGTAGGGACAACCCCCCGGTAACCCTGATTTCGCGCAACGGTCGCCCACCGGCGTCCAGCGTCCGCACGGTGCCGTCGGCAGCCCACTCGGCCCGGCCGTAGAAGCCGATCGACGCCTTGTCCGCCTCCGGGACCCACGCGACACCCCTGGTCGCACCCGCTTCCCGCAGGCGCAGGGCGGCGGTGGCGAGCAACCTGCCGCCGTGGCCGCGCCGTCCCCAGCGCGGTTCCACGAGCACGTGCAGCAGCGCGGTCGTGGCCGCGTCGTCGGGCAGCGAGCCGTCCGCGCGCGCCACCTCGTCCTCGGGCGCCATGCCGGCGACGCAGAACCCGACGGTCCACTGCCCCTCGGCGGCGACGAACACCTGGCCGTGCGCGACCGCCTCGGCCCACGCGGGCGCGGTCCGGTCCACGTCCAGCCCGTCCAGCACCTCGGCGGGCACCAGGTCCCGGTAGGCGGTGCGCCAGGTGTCGCGGTGGATGCGGGCGATCTCCGCCACGTCGTCGGGCTGCGCGGTGCGCACGGTGGCGTCGGCCATGTCGGCACCCTATCGGCCGCCCGGTGGCGGGCGGGCGCGTGGTGATCGGCTCGCCTTCGGGCACCGGTGGCGGAAATCCGCGTGATCCCGGGCGGGTCGGCGTGACAGCGTCGGTGACGTGCGTTGGGCAGCGTTGGGCGTCGTGTACGTGGTCTGGGGTTCCACCTACCTGGGCATCAAGTTCACCATCGAGTCGATGCCGCCGCTGGTGTCGGGGGGTGCGCGGTTCCTCGTCGCGGGCGCGGTGCTCGCGCTGGTGGTGGCGTGGCGCGGCGGGCTGCGGATGACGCGGCGGCAGTTCGGCTCGGCGGTGCTGCTGGGGTTGTTGCTGCCGGCCTGGGGCAACGGGCTCGTGGTGCTGGCCGAGCAGTCCGTGGCGTCGGGGCTGGCGGCGCTGCTGGTGGCGGTCGTGCCGCTGTACGTGGTGCTGATGCGGCGGATCGCCGGGGAACGACCGCACGGCGTGACGTACGCGGGTGTGGCCATCGGGCTGGGCGGGCTGGCCGTGCTGTTGTCGGACGACATGGGGGAGTCGTCGTGGTGGGGGCCGTGGGTGGTGCTGCTGGCGGCGTTCGGGTGGGCCCTGGGGTCGTTCCTGAGCAACCGGTTGGACACGCCCGCGAACCCGTTCGCGTTGTCGGCGGTCGAGATGCTCGCCGGCGGGGTGGCGTTGACGGTGGTGGGGCTGGCCGCGGGGGAACGGGTGTCGCCCGGGGAGATCACCACGTCGTCGTGGGCGGCGTGGGTCTACCTGGTGGTGTTCGGGTCGTTGTTGGCGTTCAGCTCCTACGTCTACGTGCTGGGCCAGTTGCCGGTGTCGACGGTGGCGACCTACGCGTACGTGAACCCGGTGATCGCGGTGGTGCTCGGGGTGTGGCTGGCCGACGAGCGGTTCGGGCCGTTGCAGCTGCTCGGCGGTGCGCTGGTGGTGGTCGCGGTGGTGCTCGTGGTGCGGGCCGAGCGGAAACGTCGTACCCCGGTGGGAGGATCCGTCCGTGCAGAAGATGAGCGCTGACGTCGCCCGCCGGATCGCGCTGGGCGCACAGGGTTTCGCCGATCCCCGGCCCGTCACCGAGCCGTCCCGGCGGCACCTGCTCAAGGCGTTGTCGCGGATCCGGTTGCTGCAGCTGGACTCGGTGAACGTGGCGGTTCGCGCGCACTACATGCCGTTGTTCAGCAGGCTCGGCGCCTACGCGCCGTCCCTGGTGGACGACGCGGCGTGGTCGCACAGCGCCCGCAAGCCGCGGTTGCTGGTGGAGTACTGGGCGCACGAGGCGAGCCTGGTCCCGGTGGAGGACTGGCCGCTGCTGCACTCCGGGGCCAAGCGGTCGGGCTGGTGGAAGAACTACACGGAGATCGCCGAGCGCTCCCCGCAGCTCGTGGACGACATCCTGGCGGTGGTGAAGGAGCTGGGGCCGGTCGGCGCGGGCGCGATCGAGCGGGCGCTGGCAGGCGGCGGGCCGCGGGCGAAGGACCACTGGGGCTGGAACTGGTCGGAGGTCAAGAAGGTCTGCGAGTACCTGTTCGGCGAGGGCGTGCTGACGACCGGGTCGCGGCGCGGGTTCGAGCGGCTGTACGACCTGACCGAACGGGTGCTGCCGCCGGAGGTGGTGGCGCGGCGGCTGACGATCCCGGCGGAGGAGGGCGCGCGCGAGCTGGTGGCGCGGGCGGCCGCGGCGATGGGCGTGGCGACGGAGCCGGACCTGCGCGACTACTACCGGTTGCAGCCGGCGCGCAGCCGGCAGGCGGTGGCCGAGCTGGTCGACGCCGGGGTGCTGGAGCCGGTGGAGGTGCGGGGCTGGGGCGTGCCCGCGTACCGGCACGTGGAGGCGCGCGTGCCGCGCCGGATCACCGGGCGGGCGCTGCTGTGCCCGTTCGACCCG is a window from the Saccharothrix saharensis genome containing:
- a CDS encoding cellulose-binding domain-containing protein, with the protein product MHFARIVRAALAVVAALVAAGLVLPVATARAAVGCDVDYAITDQWRGGFGARVTLTNLGDPLSGWTLEWAFTAGQKISSETWNGVFTQAGAAVRVRNAGHNGAVGTGRSVTVGFNGTWSGSNPAPTSFTVDGVPCTGSVVTAAPTSGAPEPSATTTTAAAPSATSATTASTTTTTRTSVSSSSASATSSTSESAAASGTFDWPTASPKPAVVLSADISPESGVDALRLGLVISLLVAAVGIAVLLVVRRHLGRVGDHSGERR
- a CDS encoding PRC-barrel domain-containing protein: MDRSAVDRLYDCDVLDRHGRPIGPVAELWLAGGRPLWATVRSDGGTTLVPIRGAQVRDRRLVVPVEKREVEDAPKVGDRELSEAEQAELHDHYGLTLPEQRLVRHRRGASAPTSQPPRQVRRRAR
- a CDS encoding VTT domain-containing protein; translated protein: MLAWLCLTFSVAFGSALLPLISIELFVLGLVTQQPGISWWWIGLAVALGQVLGKMVYFLAARGSLRLPAFLKREEKKAKPLSPRRLKWRARLEWVRVRCHRHPHWMFGTHAVSAVVGLPPFMFTTVLAGLAGMSSWLFVSTSVVGRFARFSVLAASPAAVAGWWVH
- a CDS encoding GNAT family N-acetyltransferase, whose product is MADATVRTAQPDDVAEIARIHRDTWRTAYRDLVPAEVLDGLDVDRTAPAWAEAVAHGQVFVAAEGQWTVGFCVAGMAPEDEVARADGSLPDDAATTALLHVLVEPRWGRRGHGGRLLATAALRLREAGATRGVAWVPEADKASIGFYGRAEWAADGTVRTLDAGGRPLREIRVTGGLSLLLEP
- a CDS encoding EamA family transporter, translated to MRWAALGVVYVVWGSTYLGIKFTIESMPPLVSGGARFLVAGAVLALVVAWRGGLRMTRRQFGSAVLLGLLLPAWGNGLVVLAEQSVASGLAALLVAVVPLYVVLMRRIAGERPHGVTYAGVAIGLGGLAVLLSDDMGESSWWGPWVVLLAAFGWALGSFLSNRLDTPANPFALSAVEMLAGGVALTVVGLAAGERVSPGEITTSSWAAWVYLVVFGSLLAFSSYVYVLGQLPVSTVATYAYVNPVIAVVLGVWLADERFGPLQLLGGALVVVAVVLVVRAERKRRTPVGGSVRAEDER
- a CDS encoding winged helix-turn-helix domain-containing protein — encoded protein: MSADVARRIALGAQGFADPRPVTEPSRRHLLKALSRIRLLQLDSVNVAVRAHYMPLFSRLGAYAPSLVDDAAWSHSARKPRLLVEYWAHEASLVPVEDWPLLHSGAKRSGWWKNYTEIAERSPQLVDDILAVVKELGPVGAGAIERALAGGGPRAKDHWGWNWSEVKKVCEYLFGEGVLTTGSRRGFERLYDLTERVLPPEVVARRLTIPAEEGARELVARAAAAMGVATEPDLRDYYRLQPARSRQAVAELVDAGVLEPVEVRGWGVPAYRHVEARVPRRITGRALLCPFDPLIWERARTERIFDFFYRIEIYVPAPKRVHGYYVFPFLLDGELVGRVDLKADRAAGVLRVQAAHSEPTADVGRVAVELAAELRHMADWLELDDVVVVPKGDLAPALGAVVG